The sequence ATGTGATGCAGGAATCTGCCCGAACAGCTCTTTCTGTTGTAAAAAGCAGAGCGAGAAGATTCCAGGTTCCATCATATAAATTTAAGGATTTTGACATTCATCTGCATGTGCCTGAAGGAGCCGTGCCCAAAGACGGACCGTCAGCCGGCATTACCATGGCTACAGCTATATTATCTGCCTTGTCAGGTATTTATGTGGACTGCAATGTTGCAATGAGTGGTGAGATTAATCTCAGAGGGAAGGTGCTTCCGGTTGGAGGTATAAAAGAAAAAGTACTTGCGGCTCATCGAGCAGGTGTAAAAAAGGTGATTTTGCCGGAGGATAACAGGAAGGACTTGACAGAGGTTCCATCGGATGTTAAAAAGCAAATCTCGGTAGTGTTTGCTAAAACTATCGATGATGTTTTTGATATTGTTTTAAAAACCAAAATTAAAGAAATGGGGTGATGAACTTGGCAGTAAACGCTGTAGTAAAGGTTGACGGAGAAAACGTCGATTTCGCTTTAAGGCTTCTCAAGAAAAAAATTGAAAGAGAAGGTCTTATCAGGGAAATTAAAAAGCATACTTACTATGAAAAGCCTACTGAGGTGCGAAGAAAGAAAGTACTCAAGGCTAAAAGAAAGCAGCAGAAATTAGTCAGAAAGCTGCAGGAAAAGTACAAATATTATTAAGCCAAAAAAGCCGCCGGAAGGCGGCTTTTTTATTCTAAATTTTTCAGTATTTCCCGGTAGACGGTGTTAAAGGGAGTGCCTGTTTGGCGGGCAATTTCTGCAACACTTTCATACTCAGGATATATTTTAACAAAATTATCACCGGAAATTTTCTTGAGAGTAACTGTGTATCCTTTGAATTCCAACGAGGTGAACTCCCTGTCCAGAATTATCCTCTGTCGTTCGCTGAATCTGATGCCTGCAGTGGAACTTTCCCTGAGGAGTTTCTCAGATAAAAATTCAGCTTTATCGGGTGAGCAAAGAATACTGATTTTATACCCCGGTCTGTTTTTTTTCATATAAACCGGTGTGAAGAATATATCCAAAGCACCTGATTTTAAGAAGCTGTCCATGAGAAAACCCATCTCTTCACCGGTCATGTCGTCAACGTTAGCTTCGATTTCAATAATATTATGTGCCTGACTGTTTTGTTTCAGAAGGAGGATTCGGAGTATATTGGGCAGTTCTTCGAATGATTTGGTGCCAGTTGAATATGCTGTTTCAAGGATTCTCCCGCTGAAAGATATATTTGCATTGTTACAGTAATATTTTATGATTGCTGCACCTGTTGGTGTGGTGAGTTCATCGCCTGCGTCAATGCGTTTTATATCTAATCCTTTTAAAATTTCCATTGTTGCCGGAGAAGGTACAGGAATAGTCCCGTGTCCAGATTTTATTATCCCGGAGCCAGTGAGAGGGGTGGAAAATACTATTTTGTCGGGGGATATTTTTTCCAACAGGTAGGCTGTGGAAATAATGTCTATTATGGAATCAACAGCTCCTACTTCGTGAAAATGTACATTGTCGATATTTTGACCGTGTATTTTTGATTCAGCTTCGGCAATGATTCTGAAAATTCCTGTTGAGGCAATTTTCACTTTTTCACTGATAAGGGAGCTTGATGAAATCATTTCTTTTATTGTTAAGAAATCTCTTTTTTTTACTGCAGTTTTGTCGAAGTCTATAGACAACCGGCTGCATTTAATTCCATTGACAAAACAAGTCTCTAACACTATTTCCACTTTGCTTTTGAAAAATTTTGAAAAGAGTTCTGAGAGCACTCTGCTTTTTACCCCGCTAATGTGCAGGAGCCCGGCAACAGTCATGTCGCCGGCAAGACCGGATGTCATATCAAAATATAGAGTATTCATAATTAAAGTGATAATACAGCCGGCATTATTTTGCAATATATTCTCTTTGACAACAGAGGGGAAAACATTAATTTTATATATGTAAGCATAAATTCATGGAGGTGCAATAATGAAAAAGCAAATAAACGGGGTTACTTTAGAGACTGTTCAGGGTGATATTGCATCCCAGGAGGATATTGATGCTGTAGTTAACGCCGCCAATGCCAGGCTTATGCCCGGAGGGGGTGTTGCAGGTGCGATTCACAGAGCCGCAGGCAGCGGGCTTGCTGAAGAGTGTAAACCCTTAGCTCCCATAAAGCCGGGCGATGCTGTGATTACCGGAGCACATAATTTGCCTAATTCTCATGTAATACACTGTCTGGGACCTGTCTATGGAGTGGACAAACCGGAAGATAAACTGTTGCGAAACTGTTATAAAAAAGCTTTGGAACTGGCTGAAGATAATAATATTGAATCCATTGTTTTTCCGGCTATTTCCACCGGTGCATTTGGTTATCCTTTAAAAGAAGCTACAGAGATAGCTGTGGATACAGTGGCAGCTGAAATACCAGTCTTGAAAAAAGTGAAACTGATTAGGTTTGTTCTTTTTGGGAAGAAAGACTTAGATGTATACGAGGAAATTATTAGCAAAAAATTATAAAAGCCGTGATGGGTGATGTGTAATGCGTTAAGGGTAAAGAGTAAAGAGTGGAGCGTAAGATGCAGGATGGGTTGAACGTTCAAAGTTCAATACCATAATACACCAATACGCCACTCAGCAAATTACTACTTCTTTACTTCCCTTCTCACCATATTACTCTCTCACCGGTTATTTGACATAGCTCTTTAAAAAATGGGAGGGTGTCAGGTTAATTTGCAAAAGTATTACGTAGAACTTCAGCTGCAGGTTCTCCGCCTACCGTTTTCACACCTTTCAGCCATTTTTCAACTATATCTAAATTTTCTCCAATCCACTCTTTTGCCACATCTTCAGGTGTTCTTTTTTTATAACCAAATTCATAAATCCATTTACTCTGTATCTCAGAGTTGACTTTAATCTGATCGAGAAATTTGTAAACCTCG comes from Flexistipes sp. and encodes:
- the rpsU gene encoding 30S ribosomal protein S21 — encoded protein: MNLAVNAVVKVDGENVDFALRLLKKKIEREGLIREIKKHTYYEKPTEVRRKKVLKAKRKQQKLVRKLQEKYKYY
- the larC gene encoding nickel pincer cofactor biosynthesis protein LarC translates to MNTLYFDMTSGLAGDMTVAGLLHISGVKSRVLSELFSKFFKSKVEIVLETCFVNGIKCSRLSIDFDKTAVKKRDFLTIKEMISSSSLISEKVKIASTGIFRIIAEAESKIHGQNIDNVHFHEVGAVDSIIDIISTAYLLEKISPDKIVFSTPLTGSGIIKSGHGTIPVPSPATMEILKGLDIKRIDAGDELTTPTGAAIIKYYCNNANISFSGRILETAYSTGTKSFEELPNILRILLLKQNSQAHNIIEIEANVDDMTGEEMGFLMDSFLKSGALDIFFTPVYMKKNRPGYKISILCSPDKAEFLSEKLLRESSTAGIRFSERQRIILDREFTSLEFKGYTVTLKKISGDNFVKIYPEYESVAEIARQTGTPFNTVYREILKNLE
- a CDS encoding macro domain-containing protein, with translation MKKQINGVTLETVQGDIASQEDIDAVVNAANARLMPGGGVAGAIHRAAGSGLAEECKPLAPIKPGDAVITGAHNLPNSHVIHCLGPVYGVDKPEDKLLRNCYKKALELAEDNNIESIVFPAISTGAFGYPLKEATEIAVDTVAAEIPVLKKVKLIRFVLFGKKDLDVYEEIISKKL